From Saprospiraceae bacterium, one genomic window encodes:
- a CDS encoding FAD-dependent monooxygenase has translation MALTLDTKIPHQKIHDALWLKAHIQDKLKLKENFSYKIVRRNIDARFQQVQYVLRIEVDLENKIQNNYKPLERIFPKFKSQNPVLIVGAGPCGYFAALHLLTKGIRPIIIDRGKDVQSRRRDLRAIQQMGIVNPESNYCFGEGGAGTYSDGKLYTRSNKRGDIMNVLDWLVAHGATDDILVDVHPHIGSNKLPAILARMRQTILQHGGEIHFNTKMIDFKIVNQQIKSVSTNKETFDVSHLILATGHSARDIYLLLQSKGILIETKAFALGLRIEHPQSIIDQAQYHCFPRPSTIPPAAYGLSAQVDQKGVFSFCMCPGGLIIPAATAPGEIVVNGMSLSKRDSAFANSGVVTSVDQSDFQPFEKEGPLKGMFFQADIEKQMFGAGDGTQKAPAQKLLDFIAGRESSSLPNSSYIPGLINARLDELLPQTISHRLKQGLRIFGKKMQSYLSQEAVLVGTESRTSAPVKIPRDSESCEHPQIKGLFPSGEGAGYAGGILSAAMDGIRVAEAIAKNTNQ, from the coding sequence ATGGCTTTAACATTAGATACAAAGATTCCCCATCAAAAAATTCACGATGCGCTTTGGTTAAAAGCACATATACAAGACAAGCTTAAACTAAAAGAAAATTTTAGTTATAAAATTGTCAGAAGAAACATTGATGCGAGATTTCAACAGGTTCAATACGTTTTAAGAATCGAGGTTGATCTTGAAAATAAAATTCAAAATAATTACAAACCACTCGAAAGAATTTTCCCAAAATTTAAATCTCAAAATCCGGTTTTAATAGTGGGAGCAGGACCTTGCGGTTATTTTGCAGCATTGCATTTATTGACCAAAGGAATTCGTCCAATCATCATTGATCGCGGCAAAGATGTGCAAAGTCGCAGAAGAGATTTAAGAGCGATCCAACAAATGGGCATTGTAAATCCTGAATCCAATTATTGCTTTGGTGAAGGTGGAGCAGGAACCTATTCAGATGGAAAATTGTACACCCGATCCAACAAAAGAGGTGACATTATGAATGTATTGGATTGGTTGGTCGCCCATGGCGCCACCGATGACATATTGGTAGATGTACATCCGCATATCGGTAGCAATAAGTTGCCAGCAATATTGGCAAGAATGAGACAAACCATTTTACAACATGGTGGTGAAATCCATTTTAATACCAAAATGATTGATTTTAAAATAGTCAATCAACAAATCAAAAGTGTATCAACCAACAAAGAAACTTTTGATGTAAGTCATTTGATTTTAGCTACCGGGCATTCTGCAAGAGACATTTATTTACTCTTACAGAGCAAAGGAATCTTGATTGAGACCAAAGCTTTTGCCCTCGGACTTAGAATCGAACATCCGCAGTCCATCATTGACCAGGCACAATACCATTGCTTCCCTCGTCCTTCTACCATTCCACCAGCTGCGTACGGTTTGAGTGCTCAAGTAGATCAAAAAGGTGTTTTTTCCTTTTGCATGTGCCCGGGAGGTTTAATCATTCCTGCGGCTACAGCTCCGGGAGAAATTGTAGTAAATGGGATGTCTTTGTCTAAAAGAGATTCAGCTTTTGCCAATAGTGGCGTAGTCACTTCAGTCGATCAGTCAGACTTTCAACCCTTTGAAAAGGAGGGTCCATTGAAGGGAATGTTTTTTCAAGCAGACATAGAGAAACAAATGTTTGGTGCTGGAGATGGAACTCAGAAAGCACCGGCTCAAAAACTGCTTGACTTTATTGCAGGAAGAGAAAGTAGTTCTCTTCCCAACAGTTCCTATATACCCGGTTTAATCAATGCCCGATTGGATGAACTTTTACCACAAACCATCAGCCACAGGTTAAAACAGGGATTGCGTATTTTTGGAAAAAAAATGCAATCCTATCTATCTCAAGAAGCGGTGTTGGTTGGGACAGAATCTCGTACAAGTGCACCTGTGAAGATTCCAAGAGATTCTGAAAGTTGTGAACATCCACAAATCAAAGGACTATTCCCTTCGGGTGAAGGCGCCGGATATGCCGGAGGCATCCTCTCTGCGGCCATGGATGGTATTAGAGTGGCAGAAGCTATTGCAAAAAATACAAATCAGTAA
- a CDS encoding fasciclin domain-containing protein, with product MKWISFFLLSFLFTINLLGQNKVYDMIASSPDHTILETAIDLAGLKDALNGDGPFTVFAPTDAAIQALPEGVLDALLADPSGALKDILLYHVVGAQALSSDLSNEQEIQTLLANKNVRVTIRAEGVFINDAKVIVADLVADNGVIHVIDAVLTPITSSVNNLNVNVNIYPNPFTEFIHIDFPNPSAQTLKIELLDVQGKLIQSFNSGSTTERIYVKAAPGTYILKIVNQDAQQEFKLIKK from the coding sequence ATGAAATGGATCTCCTTTTTTCTCCTTAGCTTTCTTTTTACAATCAATTTATTGGGGCAAAATAAGGTTTACGACATGATTGCCTCCTCCCCGGATCATACCATTCTCGAAACCGCTATTGACCTGGCTGGGCTAAAAGATGCGCTCAATGGTGATGGACCTTTTACCGTCTTTGCTCCAACGGATGCAGCCATTCAAGCCTTACCAGAAGGTGTTCTTGACGCTTTACTTGCTGACCCAAGCGGTGCATTAAAAGACATTCTATTGTACCATGTAGTCGGAGCACAGGCTCTTTCATCTGATCTCAGCAACGAGCAGGAAATACAAACACTTCTTGCGAATAAAAATGTGCGTGTGACGATCCGTGCAGAAGGCGTTTTTATCAATGATGCCAAAGTTATTGTTGCAGATTTGGTAGCGGACAATGGTGTGATTCATGTGATCGATGCGGTTTTAACTCCTATTACCTCATCTGTAAACAATCTCAATGTCAATGTTAATATATACCCCAATCCTTTTACTGAGTTTATACACATCGATTTTCCCAATCCTTCAGCTCAGACTTTAAAGATTGAATTACTGGATGTTCAGGGAAAATTGATTCAGTCTTTCAATTCAGGTTCAACGACTGAGCGGATATATGTAAAAGCTGCGCCCGGAACCTATATACTAAAGATAGTGAATCAAGATGCACAACAGGAATTTAAGCTTATCAAAAAATAA